The Equus caballus isolate H_3958 breed thoroughbred chromosome 12, TB-T2T, whole genome shotgun sequence genome contains a region encoding:
- the OTUB1 gene encoding ubiquitin thioesterase OTUB1, protein MAAEEPQQQKQESLGSDSEGVNCLAYDEAIMAQQDRIQQEIAVQNPLVSERLELSVLYKEYAEDDNIYQQKIKDLHKKYSYIRKTRPDGNCFYRAFGFSHLEALLDDSKELQRFKAVSAKSKEDLVSQGFTEFTIEDFHNTFMDLIEQVEKRTSVADLLASFNDQSTSDYLVVYLRLLTSGHLQRESTFFEHFIEGGRTVKEFCQQEVEPMCKESDHIHIIALAQALSVSIQVEYMDRGEGGTTNPHIFPEGSEPKVYLLYRPGHYDILYK, encoded by the exons gtgTTAACTGTCTTGCCTATGATGAAGCCATCATGGCTCAGCAGGACCGAATTCAGCAagag ATTGCTGTGCAGAACCCTCTGGTCTCGGAGCGGCTGGAGCTGTCGGTCCTGTACAAGGAGTATGCTGAGGATGACAACATCTATCAACAGAAGATCAAG GACCTCCACAAAAAGTACTCGTACATCCGCAAGACCAGGCCTGATGGCAACTGCTTCTATCGAGCCTTCGGCTTCTCCCACTTGGAGGCGCTGCTGGACGACAGCAAGGAGCTGCAGCG GTTCAAGGCTGTGTCTGCCAAGAGCAAAGAGGACCTGGTGTCCCAGGGCTTCACCGAGTTCACAATTGAGGATTTCCACAATACG TTCATGGACCTGATCGAGCAGGTGGAGAAGCGGACCTCGGTGGCCGACCTGCTGGCCTCCTTCAACGACCAGAGCACCTCGGACTACCTGGTGGTCTACCTGCGGCTGCTCACCTCGGGCCACCTGCAGCGTGAGAGCACGTTCTTCGAGCACTTCATCGAGGGCGGCCGGACCGTCAAGGAGTTCTGCCAGCAG GAGGTGGAGCCCATGTGCAAGGAGAGCGACCACATCCACATCATCGCGCTGGCCCAGGCCCTCAGCGTCTCCATCCAGGTGGAGTACATGGACCGCGGCGAGGGCGGCACCACCAACCCGCACATCTTCCCCGAGGGCTCGGAGCCCAAGGTCTACCTGCTCTACCGGCCCGGACACTACGACATCCTCTACAAATAG